Proteins encoded within one genomic window of Argiope bruennichi chromosome 7, qqArgBrue1.1, whole genome shotgun sequence:
- the LOC129976349 gene encoding uncharacterized protein LOC129976349, which produces MASADLTPNLEVGGLTLDLETSAKFVKLCALKFGWGELSGATVMDLGCGKDVPCAKTVLEHFPKVKSIIALDSSREQLDAITFRSDKIVHFLADITHRREIRQYERKVDKIVSTNVLHQIPGKERVFRNVYRLLKSGGEAAFLFTSDLGIYHVLESLQMDDKYKDYFKGSDITEWYSRKLKSNDYREMLERYRFEVIEITEMKDHMFIEQYGLFENTLFKSVAAAFSVPSELVTEINEAASNLYRTKFSERRSIYASTEISILVKKRSDVSRNTCSNS; this is translated from the exons ATGGCTTCAGCAGATTTAACCCCTAATTTGGAGGTCGGCGGGTTAACCCTTGATTTGGAAACGTCTGCAAAATTCGTGAAGCTCTGCGCATTGAAATTCGGATGGGGAGAATTGTCAGGAGCTACAGTGATGGACCTCGGATGTGGCAAAGATGTGCCTTGTGCCAAAACCGTTCTCGAACATTTCCCGAAAGTCAAATCCATCATTGCTCTCGACAGCAGCCGAGAACAGCTTGATGCAATTACTTTCAGATCTGATAAAATCGTACACTTTCTTGCGGATATAACACACag GAGAGAAATTCGTCAGTATGAAAGAAAAGTCGACAAAATCGTTTCAACTAACGTTCTCCATCAGATTCCCGGCAAAGAAAGAGTATTTAGGAATGTTTATCGATTATTGAAATCTGGAGGGGAGGCTGCATTTCTCTTCACATCGGATTTGGGAATCTACCATGTCTTGGAGAGCCTGCAAATGGATGACAAGTATAAGGATTATTTCAAG GGTTCAGACATCACAGAATGGTATTCTAGGAAGCTTAAATCGAATGACTACAGAGAAATGCTCGAAAGATATCGGTTTGAAGTCATCGAAATAACGGAAATGAAGGACCATATGTTTATAGAACAATATGGATTATTTGAAA ACACATTGTTCAAATCAGTAGCCGCAGCTTTTTCTGTGCCTTCGGAATTGGTGACTGAAATCAATGAGGCGGCTTCAAATCTTTATCGAACTAAATTCTCCGAGCGAAGATCTATATACGCATCGACCGAGATATCCATTCTTGTGAAAAAGCGATCCGACGTTTCACGCAATACATGCTCCAATTCTTAA
- the LOC129976154 gene encoding juvenile hormone acid O-methyltransferase-like — protein sequence MDSKPNLHQVACRKFIDHCKDTFGWSDLTDDVIMDVGCGEEGLCGKSMLEKFPDVSAIIGIDFDPKVVRNFKLKTTPKFQCVLADIEKRETLRNYKGKINKIISIRTFHQLINKEEAFRNVYHLLKPGGEAAILFVIKSLIYEWLTEMLRIPKWKEVYQGSYTVDMYKSGENKDRFKEMVEKIGFRVLECSEAKIVIPYPSDQACKDALYQMCGNSFNIPPEEVEQFKEECFQLLVKTSARDPEGRPCYRSTELRLLLAKPTESSGTPGAEHLGLQTTI from the exons ATGGACAGCAAGCCAAATCTTCACCAGGTTGCTTGCAGAAAATTCATAGATCATTGCAAAGACACGTTTGGATGGAGTGACTTGACGGATGATGTGATAATGGACGTTGGATGTGGAGAGGAGGGGTTGTGCGGAAAATCAATGCTCGAAAAATTCCCGGACGTAAGCGCAATTATTGGTATCGATTTTGATCCGAAGGTAGTACgcaattttaaactgaaaactaCACCAAAGTTTCAGTGTGTTTTGGCCGACATAGAGAAAAG AGAAACGCTCCGGAATTACAAaggcaagataaataaaatcatcTCCATTCGCACTTTCCATCAACTCATAAACAAAGAAGAGGCGTTCCGGAATGTGTACCACCTGTTAAAACCAGGAGGAGAAGCTGCAATTTTGTTCGTCATAAAGTCTTTAATATACGAATGGCTGACGGAAATGCTCAGGATTCCGAAATGGAAAGAAGTTTATCAG GGTTCCTATACTGTGGATATGTATAAGAGTGGAGAAAATAAAGATCGCTTTAAAGAAATGGTGGAAAAAATAGGATTTCGAGTATTGGAATGCTCCGAAGCGAAAATAGTTATTCCATATCCATCGGACCAAGCGTGTAAAG ATGCGTTGTACCAAATGTGTGGGAATTCTTTCAATATTCCTCCTGAAGAAGTCGAACAATTCAAAGAAGAATGTTTTCAACTTCTGGTGAAGACTAGTGCAAGAGACCCTGAAGGAAGGCCGTGTTACAGATCGACCGAACTGCGTTTACTGCTCGCCAAGCCAACGGAGAGTTCTGGTACTCCTGGAGCAGAACACCTTGGATTACAAACAactatataa